TTCGACAAGTAGAATTTTAGTAATATTCTCTGATGACATGATCATTTCTCCTTACACTGATGGTTTTATGCTGGATCGCAGGTTACCCATTCCTTGTATCATTATGTTTCAGATTTTTGCTATCAGAAGAATACTGGAAAGTTTCCTACACCATAATGCGTAGAAATACGCATATCATTTTTCAACCTGGAATTTGTTTTTAATACTATGAACATTTTTTATATTGATGCCCAATAATTCAGCAATTTCCGCATCTTCTTTTTCCTCATGTACCAGCATTAATACTTTTATTTCGATTTCCGTAGTAGTTCGCCTGATTTCCAGCTTGCCATACTCATTAAGCGCTTGCCTGAATAAGTCACTCCGATTCCGGATACTCAATTTTTCTCTGATATTATCGAAATGCCTTTCCACAGTCCGTGTACGAGATTTTAATTTTTCCTCATCGATGAAATCTCGTAGATCTCCGTAGCTTGTCATTACATACTCATTCCCGAAATCTTCGACCATTTTCCGGTACTCTATTTCCAATAAGCTATAAGCAATCTGAGCATTTTGTTTTCCTTCTGCTAAAAGCTCCATAATCTTGATTTCCATAGGCGTTAATCTTTTGTTTATTGCATGAACACCCAGCACCTTAGGTTCATCAGCTTCCCATACCTGCTCACCACGCATTATTTTATCGATAGCATCAATAACATCTTGATCTGATTTATCTTTAGATACATAGCCGTTGGCACCGGCTTCTTTTGCCCGCTCAAGATCGACCTCTCTAATATGGGCACTCCAAAACAATATCTTTGTTTCCGGGAAC
The DNA window shown above is from Nitrosomonas sp. Is35 and carries:
- a CDS encoding response regulator transcription factor → MSIEASINAINFLLVEDDWRLRDSLLQGLARNRKLRCIATADSGQQALAHLRAYKIDLVIMDYALNDHDLWGVELTRDIHKRFPETKILFWSAHIREVDLERAKEAGANGYVSKDKSDQDVIDAIDKIMRGEQVWEADEPKVLGVHAINKRLTPMEIKIMELLAEGKQNAQIAYSLLEIEYRKMVEDFGNEYVMTSYGDLRDFIDEEKLKSRTRTVERHFDNIREKLSIRNRSDLFRQALNEYGKLEIRRTTTEIEIKVLMLVHEEKEDAEIAELLGINIKNVHSIKNKFQVEK